In a single window of the Labrus mixtus chromosome 20, fLabMix1.1, whole genome shotgun sequence genome:
- the LOC132954050 gene encoding uncharacterized protein LOC132954050 isoform X2: MTSRRYVTCIFVFVSLRIVHSFGCNLEYFSKDKLSKEMPDIPLVRTKDPKDVMECTIERACMEKTDCGLEHLFLCFRDKVPDEPSITEKCKGDFSHKVTYHHFLCLTAKAANLHAVNLSHIGCEYDVVCAVYKQIKFAGQTTTFPPPSPTTTETTTIPPTTTETTTIPPTTTETTTIPPINTLPERTTVTAVLRPPTTTTTTTSPQGIHDTNSRSETHIGETETLSLKILLVVSMILHVVVPVAVYLYMRRQRQQDLRPVSSAQMPSTNGRDVEMSHLMQAAA; encoded by the exons ATGACATCACGGAGATATGTGACATGCATATTTGTCTTT GTCTCCTTGAGAATTGTTCACTCGTTTGGCTGCAACTTAGAATATTTCAGCAAGGACAAGTtg AGCAAAGAAATGCCAGACATCCCACTTGTGAGAACAAAGGATCCCAAG GATGTAATGGAGTGTACTATAGAAAGAGCGTGCATGGAAAAAACTGATTGCGGATTAGAACACCTATTTTTGTGCTTTCGGGATAAAGTGCCGGATGAACCCAGCATCACTGAAAAGTGCAAAGGGGATTTTTCCCATAAGGTCACTTACCATCACTTCCTGTGCTTGACGGCCAAGGCTGCCAATCTTCATGCAGTAAACTTGAGTCACATAG GCTGCGAATACG acGTCGTCTGCGCTGtctataaacaaataaagtttgCCG GTCAGACAACAACATttccaccaccatcaccaacaacaacagaaactacaacAATACCACCAACAACTACAGAAACTACAACAATACCACCAACAACTACAGAAACTACAACTATACCACCAATCAATACACTGCCAGAAAGAACAACAGTAACAGCAGTTTTGagacctccaacaacaacaacaacaacaacaagcccaCAGGGCATTCATG ACACAAACTCACGGAGTGAAACACACATCGGTGAAACAG AAACCTTATCACTGAAGATATTATTAGTGGTGTCAATGATCCTCCATGTGGTCGTGCCGGTGGCTGTTTACCTGTACATGCGGCGCCAAAGGCAGCAAGACTTGAGACCAGTG TCAAGCGCACAGATGCCTTCTACAAATGGGCGAGATGTAGAGATGTCACATTTAATGCAG gcagcTGCCTGA
- the LOC132954050 gene encoding uncharacterized protein LOC132954050 isoform X1, which produces MTSRRYVTCIFVFVSLRIVHSFGCNLEYFSKDKLSKEMPDIPLVRTKDPKDVMECTIERACMEKTDCGLEHLFLCFRDKVPDEPSITEKCKGDFSHKVTYHHFLCLTAKAANLHAVNLSHIGCEYDVVCAVYKQIKFAGQTTTFPPPSPTTTETTTIPPTTTETTTIPPTTTETTTIPPINTLPERTTVTAVLRPPTTTTTTTSPQGIHDTNSRSETHIGETETLSLKILLVVSMILHVVVPVAVYLYMRRQRQQDLRPVTQTNETNLTLQEVRLMTDVISSAQMPSTNGRDVEMSHLMQAAA; this is translated from the exons ATGACATCACGGAGATATGTGACATGCATATTTGTCTTT GTCTCCTTGAGAATTGTTCACTCGTTTGGCTGCAACTTAGAATATTTCAGCAAGGACAAGTtg AGCAAAGAAATGCCAGACATCCCACTTGTGAGAACAAAGGATCCCAAG GATGTAATGGAGTGTACTATAGAAAGAGCGTGCATGGAAAAAACTGATTGCGGATTAGAACACCTATTTTTGTGCTTTCGGGATAAAGTGCCGGATGAACCCAGCATCACTGAAAAGTGCAAAGGGGATTTTTCCCATAAGGTCACTTACCATCACTTCCTGTGCTTGACGGCCAAGGCTGCCAATCTTCATGCAGTAAACTTGAGTCACATAG GCTGCGAATACG acGTCGTCTGCGCTGtctataaacaaataaagtttgCCG GTCAGACAACAACATttccaccaccatcaccaacaacaacagaaactacaacAATACCACCAACAACTACAGAAACTACAACAATACCACCAACAACTACAGAAACTACAACTATACCACCAATCAATACACTGCCAGAAAGAACAACAGTAACAGCAGTTTTGagacctccaacaacaacaacaacaacaacaagcccaCAGGGCATTCATG ACACAAACTCACGGAGTGAAACACACATCGGTGAAACAG AAACCTTATCACTGAAGATATTATTAGTGGTGTCAATGATCCTCCATGTGGTCGTGCCGGTGGCTGTTTACCTGTACATGCGGCGCCAAAGGCAGCAAGACTTGAGACCAGTG actcaaacaaatgaaacaaatctgACTCTGCAAGAAGTTCGTTTAATGACTGATGTGATA TCAAGCGCACAGATGCCTTCTACAAATGGGCGAGATGTAGAGATGTCACATTTAATGCAG gcagcTGCCTGA